One window from the genome of Cricetulus griseus strain 17A/GY chromosome 2, alternate assembly CriGri-PICRH-1.0, whole genome shotgun sequence encodes:
- the Ribc2 gene encoding RIB43A-like with coiled-coils protein 2 isoform X2: protein MDVATLKDLQQDATLAKRQYMELCRQGQIFDARNRIIGGDPQAWDVQVREQKIKEATEKARQETFAAEMRHNDKIMCLLHDRERRDKKQLCCAINDFQQRFQKPETRREFDLSDPLALKKDLPARVSDSDPRNSISGMQKFIGEDLNFHWRKKFQQEQNREWYLQQYREWERARADHKLAEDLYTQTRLKFDEKARELQKLENFTRKELCAATKEFNKNQAMELAERKRQEKQQEQEDNMTEISNLLHSDLLTESSQQATSSFGPHQVVLYRWKGMSPEQLEEIRYTQKQQIQEKLRLQEEERQRNMDWDRRRIQKARANLLHERQQQRLHRELRKALDCSNLNLARKQYSQKKQMNIASTSQPTEDFFSQFNTRSR from the exons ATGGATGTAGCGACGCTTAAGGACCTGCAACAGGACGCCACCCTAGCCAAGAGGCAGTATATGGAGCTGTGCAGGCAGGGACAGATCTTTGACGCCAGGAACAGGATCATTGGG GGAGACCCACAAGCCTGGGATGTTCAAGTTCGTGAACAGAAGATAAAAGAAGCAACTGAAAAAGCTAGGCAGGAAACTTTTG CTGCAGAAATGAGGCACAATGACAAGATCATGTGCCTACTCCATGACCGGGAACGGAGGGACAAGAAACAACTCTGTTGTGCTATCAATGACTTCCAGCAGAGATTTCAGAAGCCAGAAACTCGCCGTGAGTTTGATCTGTCTGACCCACTGGCCCTCAAGAAAGATCTCCCAGCCCGGGTGTCAGACAGTGACCCGAGGAACAGCATATCAGGAATGCAGAAGTTCATTGGAGAGGATTTAAATTTCCACTGGAGGAAGAAGTTCCAACAGGAGCAGAACAGAGAATGGTACCTGCAACAGtacagagagtgggagagagcGCGGGCTGACCACAAGCTTGCAG AAGACCTCTACACACAGACAAGACTAAAGTTTGATGAAAAAGCCAGAGAGCTGCAGAAGCTGGAAAACTTCACCAGAAAGGAACTCTGTGCGGCCACGAAAGAGTTCAACAAGAACCAG GCTATGGAGTTGGCAgaaaggaagaggcaagagaagcAACAAGAGCAAGAGGACAACATGACTGAGATCTCCAACCTGCTGCATAGCGACTTGCTGACTGAGAGCTCACAGCAGGCAACCAGCTCCTTTGGGCCTCATCAAGTGGTCCTTTACCGCTGGAAGGGCATGAGCCCGGAGCAACTGGAAGAAATACGCTACACTCAGAAGCAACAAATCCAGGAAAAGTTG AGGCTTCAGGAGGAAGAGCGTCAGCGCAACATGGACTGGGACCGACGCAGGATCCAGAAGGCTCGTGCCAACCTGCTGCATGAGCGTCAGCAGCAACGCTTGCATCGGGAACTGCGCAAGGCCCTGGACTGCAGCAACCTCAACCTGGCCAGGAAGCAGTATtcaca gaaaaaacaaatgaatatagcCTCCACAAGTCAACCCACAGAAGATTTTTTCTCACAGTTTAATACAAGAAGCCGCTAA